Part of the Juglans regia cultivar Chandler chromosome 14, Walnut 2.0, whole genome shotgun sequence genome, TCTTTGacccctcaattggtttctcaATAAATCTTTCTGCACACcgtataatttaataatatcatTCACCACTGTGTAGCGAGAAAGAATGTTAAACCTAGGTTCCAAGAACTTAGAATATGCAAGGAACCCTTCACCCCCAAAAATTGAAAGAGTAGCTCATCTATTATGACTATACGAGCAAAGTAACTCATGCACGCCTCCgaatcatacttagtataccccttCAACGTTCGCCCAATACTTCTATCCACCATATTTTTAAGCCCAATCTCTAATCTAGATtgaattttttcttgtaaataatGTCTaattggactcttcttgcattgttatTCTAAGTGGACTTTCAATTGGGATGTACTATGTATTTTGTAATAACATCCATACACTTTACCATAATGGTTACATTTGGCTTTTGGATCATTGTGTGAAGTAATTCCACACAATGGAAGGGGTTTTTCTCATTGGTGGGCCCATGTATTTAGGGCTAGGGGTTGGTATAGgggtagtggtagtggtagtggtaggGGTATGGGTTTGGGTAGGGGAGCTAACACTAGTCCTAGTATTCGTACTTGACCCACTATTTATGGAGTCACAAACTCACAAATACCTGACATAATGCAAAAATCAcataacaattaaaatcatacaatcatataaatcaaaatttattGAGGTTTCAGTTTTGTAATAGTATGAGGTTTTAAAAGTGATACCCCAAAATTACTTGAGGTTTCAAAATCGAAACCCCAAATCATATTAGGTTAGAGATTTAGTATAAGCCCTTAACGTAATTTAGAGTTTCAATCAGAAAATCTAACATAAATTAGGATTTCAGATTGAAACCCTAATCAATCCCAAATTGCAATCAACAATTCAAATCAGTACACACAATTTGAtcctccacagcacacaaaACATAATCTCATCCTCTAAATCCTTTGAACAATCTCATATTCTATAGTCCAATCCattgcaaaaatataaaataaatcgaGACTAGAGTTTTGGAATACTTACAGACATGGAGAGAGAAGGAGGTTCGGTGCTCGGAGACGGCTTGAGATGTGGATGGGGATAGCGACGACGATGATGAGAGAGGCTGAGACTTGAGAGGAGAGCACAACaagcaagagaaagagagagacagaggggTCTGAGAGAGTGAAAGAGACTGAGAGTTTTGGATATGGGACTTGAAACAAGGGGGCAAGGGGGGACAttagcaatgttttgaataccgttcgGTGACTGTTTCGGTCAAGGCATTGAAAAGAGATATTtcagtaccggtaccgtttcagaatagtctatatatgaataaattatatataaatatatataaattataaatagtctgatCTGAATTAGgagggtcaaaaaatgagcttgcagtttgaaaaaatgaaataaaaagtaaaggCTGAAATATAAGTCGAAACAGTCGAAATTTTGACCAGTACGAAACTATATCCTTCTCTGTACCAGCTACGCCGTAGAAACGGTATATTTCGGCTGTACCGGTCGATAcaatatgaaattcaaaactttggacATTAGGCTTAATGAAACAACTCTGTTTTGGTGATAGCTAAATAAACGTCGTTTCATTATaagtctatttatatatatatatatatatatatatatatatatatatatataagtggatGGACAGGGGATTATACGGGTAGGCCTGGGCCTAGCCCTGCCCCCATCCCCCACTGGgctcatatatatatgggtgGATGCCTTGCCGCCCGCATCTAACAGACGGAGCCGCCACCCCATCCAAGAGGTCGGATAGTAGAGGGCGGGCATAAAGGGTACAGGGCCCCACTGCGCACCCCTATCCTTTACAATATGGAAACTTGatcaaaacatataaaatgCATGTATCATACATTTGTTTATGGCTATAGTATATGCATTAGTAACTCATGACTCTTTTAAATCCTCTTTTAAGTTCTTGCAATGAGTGTTTAGAATTCAAATCCACAACAAACTACTCCATCACTATCGTTAAGACCTCTAAAACAAGAACATGAACATGTATCAATCATTTTGTGGGCctgtatttctatttttttatataggaaatctgaaatttcattaataaaaagagTTTACAGACATTTATCAAACCAAATAGCTTGAGAAATAAAGTCTGGACAACACTCATTCCACATTGAGATACTCTCAACGTTCCAAGCAATTTGGGCAAGAATATGAGCAACCTGATTACCTTCTCTATAGACATGTTGAAATTTGCACTCTACAAACACTCTTAACAACTTTCTTATTTCACTCAATAATGGAACTAACATTGCATCAGAAACAAGTTCATTGTTGAGCACTTGGACAGCCATCAAGCAATCTGATTCCACAATCAATCTTTGGATCCTCATACTAGCACACAGCTGTAAGGCACGGAAAATATATTGAATGTGTGGACATGTGACAAAATATATGGCCAATGGCTACATCACACCATTATCTATCCTCTTATTTTTCCAAGTGATTACGCGAGATATATACAAAGACAGAGATTGCAATGTTGCGATGCTTTTATTAAGAACTCAATCAATACTGGTGTAATCAGCACAGTGGACTTTACTAgtgtcttatatatatttttctaatctGTTTTGTGGACAAATCAATGGAGAAAAGTATTAGGATAAAAACAGCCAAGGGTCAAATATATGGTGGGCTTTTGAGCTTATTCAGAGAAGACGAAGTTGACATACCGAGTTTTGGAGTGTGAAATTTGTGTTGTAGGCAGTTATTTGGGAAATGGGAATACACCTTTGATTAGATTCAACTTATCCAAGGTTATTTCCAtcattcatctctaaatttgacACCATCTACCTTGACGTTATCGTATTAACACTTTACTCCACTCGGGTTGCGAATAATTATGAGTTAAGACGCTTTAAACGTTCGTATCACTGCACAATGTTTTCTCCAAGTACCTTCATAATATCCAACCATAAATGAGTTTTGGAAATAGATCGATTGACATCTTTATCTGCCTGATTATGGCTGGCATGGATAGTCTCTGTCATTAACCTCCACCAAAGCAAACATCAATTCAGATCTGCACCAGAATCTGTTCCATGAAAATTTACCAAAGATGGTGAAATTGTGTATGGCAGAGTGCTGCTGAGTTCTGACAAGTTGTCATTTATATGTGAATTGCATGAAGAGACTTTGGAACTGAATCAAACATGAATTGAGTCCAAATTTAGACAAAGAAATCCAAGCATGCATATGCTGCAAAGTTGCATTCTTCCATCCAAAGTaacttgtaataataataaaaaagaaaaaccaaacaaaatagGTTCAGGgtttaagttttgaaaagtgGTACATGTTGCAAAGGTTACAGGAAGTAAAACCatatcttatttgtttatttgtacCAACAGAATAACTTACGCCATCTGCAAGGAAGACATGTCATCTGTCGTGGAAGATAAAACATTGAACATATACATCTGCAAACGGTAATAAAGGGGTTGCCTTATCAGTGCCCGCCCTTCCTATTATTGATGACTGGTGATCCATTATAACTACTTGTGAGCGCCTTCATGAGTTTTCTCTGATGCTGATGTGAAAGTAACCGGTTTTGTTGGATGGTCCCTCACAATCAAGCTTAGCACTTCTGGTTTTGAATAGTGTCCAACcacatcaaaatcaaattttgccCGTGCTATTTCTCCAAGATCtgcatcgttttttttttccaatccgTTAAAATCAGAATAActtgcatacatgcatgcacttATGGGCACACGAACTTGAACAAGATTCACCTCCAATGTTTTCTGAGAATATGCTTCttataatggaaaaaataactCATGTAGATGCCATGCTTACAAGAAATAGagatattattttggagaatatatatatcaggAACCCAAAATGTTATTTATTGAGTGATGGTGTGAACTCTCATGAACAAGACAAGGAGGAAAGTTTGAGGAAAGCACATACAACAGTGACATACCTAGATCTGCTGAGATGAGTGCCTCCCCATCATAATTGGGTCCTGCCAGAACAGACCCTGATGGCGATATAATGACACTGCCTCCAGCACAGACAACAGAATCTGGTATGAGCTCCTCCTCTGTTCCTGAAAATACATACTCTGGAGGAGGGGGGTAATCTTTCCTTCGACAGAATTGGTTGGCAGATAAAACAAAACATCCACCCTCAAGGGCAACATGGGTCATTGATGATTGCCATATGGGCCTGGCATCAGCCGTTGGTGCACAATATATTTCAATGCCTAGAAAACAAAGTGTTATGTATTAAACCTAAGCATAAAATATGTCTCAAACTAATTATCATGCAACAAGACAAGGATGATATAATTTCCACAGAGAAAAAACATAATACAGTACGAATACCTACTTTCagattcaacattttccacAAAAATTTGCTTCAGATGGCATTCAATCATCAAGAAGAAATTACAAGGAGCTGGAGCACATGATTTAACAACATATATATCTGGTAATACACTTAAATAGGATAGAACTAGCCTGAGAGCTATTAATATTTGACCAAAAAAAAGCCAAGATTGGAGAGGGCAAGCGAAGGTTGCACTATTGCCCGCATGGACCTGGGCAGAACAATGTTGGTCTCCAAAGTTGAACAACCCAAGCATGCAGCAAATTTGAGCCCCAATAATGTGaagttctaaaaatatttatgtccAAAGTACTTGAACACCTGGGATCTGGTTAAATCCAACAAATGCACACACCCAACCACATGCATATGTGAACTCTCATGTGTACGTCCGTGCTGAGTTTTGTGAAGCCTGGCTCAGTCCGCTCGAGCAGAGCATTCAACTCGCTCGAGCAGAGACGttacagagagttcgctcgtgAGCTGCTTGACAAATGGCTCGAGCAAATGGCCAGGAGAAAGTTCGCTCGATGCGCGCTCGACACGCCGCTCGAGTGAATATCACAGATTGTGAGAAAGTAGGATTTTTCGCCGtgtaaccatatatatatgtattttttatactGTGGCTGTATATTGAGCATAGTAATTCACTCCAAACATTGTACTTTGTAATTCCTCAAGATAATAAAATCCTCTATAGCTCCGTGGACGTAGGCCAGTTGCCAAATCACGTAAAATTTGTATCATGTGATTTATTGATTGTTTTTCTCATTTACTTTCATTATTCtcatcatttttcacaacagtCCGAACACAGCATAGCCAGTAATTGCATCAACAAGGTGGCTAATAGTTTCTTAAAATTCTGCGGTTGCTCCAGGCCTCATATCAATTAGTATATCTAAAATTGCATCATcgtaaataaacaattaaaccaGCTATCGGTTACCAAcctataagataaaaaaatgatgaaaaagaagCTTGAaaaatgtgacaaaatattcatattattattgttctttGCTACAAACCTTTAGCATACATGGCTGTCCTTAGAAGTGGCATTCTGTTTTCCCAACAAATGGCAGCTCCTATTTTTCCGATTTGAGTACTAAAAACTTGAATTGTCGATCCATCTCCAAATCCCCAGATGATACGCTCCAATGCTGTTGGCATAACCTTCCTGTGCTTTCCCAGGTAACCACCTTGAGAATCAAAGAATAGAACAGTACAGTAGAGTgtatatctatctctctctatcaCACCCATTACCAAATGCACCTTATACTTTCCAGCCATTGCTGCCAAACGGTCAACTTCAGGACCTGCATTGTATCAAACAAATCAATGAAAATTgtgaataactatatatacagaTATGACAAATAAAACTTAAGCCTCCAAAGAGTATCACACATTCCATACAAGACCTGAATTCTTCGGCTTGTGATACTGACCAAAATCAAATCTTTAGTCACCGTACATAAACCTGAGCTAATCTTAAATGCACAGATACCATAACACCTTCACTTGAGCTTGTGAAAAGTTCTGAAGGAAACCTTTCACATCTCAAATGCACAGATACCATAACACCTCAAACCTCTTGAAAACGCCGATGCTGGTTTGCATTTGTGGCATAGGCTACGGTTCAAATGACTTCTTCTCCATGGTTCCAATAACAGAATTGTCAGTAAACTTAGCTTGAGGGATAACAAAAGCCCATGTCTTCACATGATTTCCAACAAGGAACCTCGAAAAGTTACCCAACATATGACTGACTAATTCCTCAATTTACCCATCCTCCAAGAACCATCTGTTTTAGGTGTAACAAAGACAGGGATAGCACAAGGGCTTTTCATCTCGCTGCATAGGCGGCATTCTTTAAGATGGCAGATTTGGCAAAGCTACTCTTGATACTAAATCAAGAGCATGCTGCATGCTTCCGATGGATGACAATCCTTGGGGTACTTCATGATTCATCATTAACTGGCTCCAATGAGAGTATTGACATTtaggtccttttttttttttacaagtaaaaaaaaaaaagaaaaaacactcaAAAAGACCCCACATAATAAGCTTCCCCATCCATTGCTTATAATAGGTAAGAGCTACAGTGCTTCCCCAAATTTAGGGAAGTGCAGTAGCTTAtgttaatattcttttatgaatatttaattCTTCCTCACTCTATGTGAACTGGCCTCTTTTTTTCTCTACTGTTAACAAGCCAACCCACGCATCAAAAAAGGAAATTCCACATTCTCGTAATGCCCCCGCCCTCCCCCTCGACTTCCCTTTTTCCCCaagactctctctctgtctTGTATTCCCTAATTTCTTCTTCCAGCCCCCTCCCCCCCAAATTCCACTTAGAAACCGCCATATATGAAAAGTTCTCTGAAGCTCGAACAAATCGAGCTCTTCTCGAAGGGTTTGAATCGTTATCATCATTGGTAAGATATCTCCATCTCCAGATTTATTCACTTATTCCATGTTGTATTTTGCGGCAAATTTCATCTCAGTGGGTGCTAATAGTGTTCACTCTCTATAGAAAATTAGCCTGAGACTTGAGTTTGTTCATTTTCTACAATTGTTTGAAGAAGTTTGGAAAGGtgatttttatatccaaaagTATGTATTGCTGGTTTTGCAAGAGAAATTGGGTATTGTGATTTTACTTTGTAATTTAAATCAGCCTTCCAAGAGCCTTTGGTGACCAGAAAAATTACGttctaagaaattaataagtGGGTAAGCAAGGTTATACTAAAATATTGGTGTGATTGGTATCATTTTTTTCTATGAAAGCAAGAGATGGAAAGTGTTGTTCTAAATTCTACCTTAGGTTGATTAGGACGTTAaggaaattttatatatgattgttATAACAATCTGATAATTGCACAAACTTGTATAAGGTTGAATATCAGTTTTTCAGTTGACATTCTTGATTGTTGCCAAAGTAACCCTTTGATGTTTGACCCAAAAATTGTGAAAAGAATGTAAGAttatttgcaagaaattaaagactATATTGTTACCTTAAGAAGAATTTATACTCTTAAGGTAACTGGATATTCAAATCCTATTTTGTGAGATTATTCTAATGATGGAAAATACAGTTATggttatatattttgcaatctAATAGAGTTATTTTATAGAGAAGTATGAAGCAAATCTCTTACTACTTCATGTGCAATAAAGACTGAGTTTGTGGTATGCTTTGAGGCCACAGTGTATGGTATCTGACTGAAGAAATTTAtcggcttgtttggattcgcaagtcatctcagctcatctcaactcatctcactactattcattactattcagcaactttaactcacaaatctcactactattcacaactcatcttattaccattcacaatccatctcaactcatctcagctcatctcaagtcatcttcgaatccaaacatctatttttctctaaatgataagtacttaatgaaattttaaatacctaagtgTTAAGCAGAAAATACAGAAACAAATATGTTCATAACAATAATGTGTTaatgattatattttaaaggaCATGTTGAAAAGATGAGTCATATGTTTATATCCATGATGTGAACATGTTAAAGAGATCATTAATATGCTAAGTATTTTGTTACTGGACATTGAAAGATATCTATTAGCTAGggttgtttctgttttcttgtctttccactttatatgtatattaaatcGTGTAgatgaatgatgacaagataatATTTACAATAGACAAGAATTGGATCCCAAGGCATTACAATATTAGCCTTAATTATCCCGCTTAAAGATAATGTTGAATTAAGTTATTGGTGTTGTTGTAGATAGAATGGAAATTATTAGTCATATAACAGAGGACCACCATGACTCGCATTGGTAGCTAGTTTGGCATTGATATTATGGAACTCATGTAATGTATTCTGAGCTATGAAAGTTTTTTAGAAATGAATTTGTGCATTATGgttaatttcctgtaataaatccatgaatggaaaatattattttattgacatATAGGCCAAGAGGGaaaatgtaagagttttatttaaactctatgtCTCACTCACCCATATCCTGATAAGTTTAGAATAGCTCAATACTTATCACTTAATTGATGAGTCACAATGTCATAAGATTAActcaaatgagataagattaattttatatctaatCACAGTGGGACACAAAGTCTCTAGATTTCTTGATGGTCATAAGTCTATAAATAATACTGAGGGGTTAAGGGTTGTCACCTACATTATCATTGTGCTtctagccatcgggagacactcGAATGTAAAGTTGTTAGAGTGATCATTATCTCATAGTCAATAAAATCCTTCATCGAATTAGAGATGGAGAAATGTACgtctttcaattattattattttattattgtggatcataaaaaATCGAATATCTGATTATTAacgttcatgttaaaatatgtaacatgtggtatcagagTTTTAGGTTATAGATTTTTCATGATCTTGATAAAATATAGGTTTGATATATCGTATATTAATTTAACACCATAATACCGTGTACTTCTCCCATTTTATGCTTATATATTTCCGTAAAACAAAAACTCTCATGTGATTGTTCACAATTCGACGAAGTATTGATGCATCTGTTTCAATCTTTgcttgggttttattttattttctccctcATTGTTTGCACTATGTTGGTAGTTGAGGAGTTGTTGTATGTGTTGAAAGTATTCAATGTAAGGTGGCCTAAGTCCCTTGCCAGTGATTTGGGACGTATGACTGCTTTAAAATGCGGTGTAAAGGGGCTGATAAGCCCTGATTGGCtaataagaattttttgtggATTTCCGttgatacaaaagaaaaattagagagaTTGAGTCATTGAGTGGGGACTAGGAGGAGTGGTGCAAGGTAGTCGGAGTGCCATGTTAGCACCCCGGGATGGGAAACCGCCGCCACCACCGTATAGATTCTCGGTATGGTGGCTAAATCCATATCTGAGATGAGTTTTTTGGAAAACAATACTATAAAGTACAGTATTTGATGCCGAGAGAAGGCCGAGAACCTCTTCGCTAGCACCTCTGTAATGGCAGCAAAGTGCTTTAAAGCCCACTGGCCGCGGCGGTAatctagttaaaaaaaaagggggggagggggggccAGTGAGTTTGACGTCAGCAGCGGGAGGAGGCCGTGATCACCATTATGTCCTCTCCTTGCCGACGACACCCAACTCTGGTGCGGCGGGTGctaaaggaagaagaaaaaagagcctaggattttttctttcaaaacaaaAGGGTTTGGTTGTAGGGTCGGGCAGTGGGCTCTAGCCCAATCCGagatatagaaaagaaaatccaatgGGCCACTGTTGTGGCCCAAcccaataaaagaaagaaagaaaaataaattttatttatttttatgtgcatgttattattgttaaatatatgtatgaattatttaatatttattttgtctcttatttaaattattatgccatatataattgtttatgCAATATGGGgcaaatgatttacacaaaaattaaagaaaagattggTTGTccaaatgtacaaaattttcttaaattttgataaaaaaaaatcattaaactctATAGTAAGGTGGATCTAGTGGAGTGAATAATTTTGTGTGTTAAGATTTACTCCCAAATAAGGATTTTGATAACACTACTAATTCATCCATTAAAGAAAAGTTAGAGTAaacaatttgtgtgtcaagatttactctcaaatgaggattttaataacactactagttcatccatcaaaagttcattcattaaagtaaaattagagtgaacaatttgtgtgtcaaAATCTACTCTCAAATGAGGATTTTGATAACACTAATAGTTCATTCATTAAAGGAAAGTTGGAGT contains:
- the LOC108998921 gene encoding bifunctional nitrilase/nitrile hydratase NIT4A-like, with the translated sequence MALVPVPPIHDGPLFPEVDMGAEPSAPTVRATVVQASTVFYDTPATLDKAERLLAEAAGHGSQLVVFPEAFVGGYPRGCTFDFGVTIDNRTAKGKEEFRRYHASAINVPGPEVDRLAAMAGKYKVHLVMGVIERDRYTLYCTVLFFDSQGGYLGKHRKVMPTALERIIWGFGDGSTIQVFSTQIGKIGAAICWENRMPLLRTAMYAKGIEIYCAPTADARPIWQSSMTHVALEGGCFVLSANQFCRRKDYPPPPEYVFSGTEEELIPDSVVCAGGSVIISPSGSVLAGPNYDGEALISADLDLGEIARAKFDFDVVGHYSKPEVLSLIVRDHPTKPVTFTSASEKTHEGAHK